A genomic region of Corallococcus macrosporus contains the following coding sequences:
- a CDS encoding DUF4438 domain-containing protein, whose product MDVPLQPLMEAGMGAASAPRTNVSRLVATAVAGQVSHPVVRVSPYRIGRDGVLRLLPGSGGIALNRRVGDRAVGLAADHMEAGVSVHNTGRDDVGARGGSNRALMFQACVGNRARVTSGPVTGAVGTVVGKHGGINHVIVDFPSAVKRRLCIGDKIQLDAYGQGLELPDFPQVRLLNLSPRLLRRWGVRTQAGRLHIPVTHLVPSELMGSGFGRSEGVLGDLDIQLSDARLVRRHRLNALRLGDLVAVCPLDYRFGPSRRPGVVTVGVVVHSDSKVAGHGPGMTPLLMAPAECIRLVRRPQANVALVLGLRQDVAPPASGGRW is encoded by the coding sequence ATGGACGTCCCGCTGCAACCCCTGATGGAGGCGGGCATGGGGGCCGCCTCGGCGCCGCGCACCAACGTGTCGCGGCTGGTGGCCACGGCGGTGGCGGGACAGGTGTCCCATCCCGTGGTGCGCGTGTCGCCCTACCGCATTGGCCGGGACGGGGTGCTGCGGCTGTTGCCGGGCAGCGGCGGCATCGCGCTCAACCGCCGCGTGGGCGACCGCGCGGTGGGGCTGGCCGCGGACCACATGGAGGCGGGAGTGTCCGTGCACAACACCGGGCGCGACGACGTGGGCGCGCGCGGTGGCTCCAACCGGGCGCTGATGTTCCAGGCGTGCGTGGGCAACCGCGCGCGCGTGACGAGCGGCCCCGTCACGGGCGCCGTGGGCACGGTGGTGGGCAAGCACGGCGGCATCAACCACGTCATCGTGGACTTCCCGTCCGCCGTGAAGCGCCGCCTGTGCATCGGGGACAAGATCCAACTGGATGCGTACGGCCAGGGGCTGGAGCTGCCGGACTTCCCCCAGGTGCGCCTGCTGAACCTGTCGCCCCGGCTGCTGCGGCGCTGGGGCGTGCGGACGCAGGCGGGGCGGTTGCACATCCCCGTGACGCACCTGGTGCCGTCGGAGCTGATGGGGTCGGGGTTCGGGCGTTCGGAGGGCGTGCTGGGGGACCTGGACATCCAGCTGTCGGATGCGCGGCTGGTGCGCAGGCACCGGCTGAACGCGCTGCGGTTGGGGGACCTGGTGGCGGTGTGCCCGCTGGACTACCGCTTCGGGCCGTCGCGGCGGCCGGGGGTCGTCACGGTGGGGGTGGTGGTGCACTCGGACAGCAAGGTGGCGGGGCATGGGCCCGGGATGACGCCGCTGCTCATGGCTCCGGCGGAGTGCATCCGGCTGGTGCGCAGGCCGCAGGCGAACGTGGCGCTCGTGCTGGGCCTGCGCCAGGACGTGGCGCCGCCGGCGTCAGGGGGGCGGTGGTAG